A stretch of DNA from Anopheles nili chromosome 2, idAnoNiliSN_F5_01, whole genome shotgun sequence:
GAAAACCTCAGGCAACACTTCACATGTTGTCCTACTCCCCTCCCGGGATTCGTTCAAAGTTTAACAGGGGTCAATCAATGCGTTCGATGTGCGGCACACCAATTGTCGGAGGATACGCTTAAACCAGCGCACTAATTTGATTATCAATCTCCAGTGAaactgaaaacaaaataatggcaTTCCATCGATAGAACACAGACTACTCTGATCACGTTCTAACTAAGCTTGCAAGTTGAACAGTGTGCGAACAGGAGCACGAGCGAGTAGTGCTAAAGCAGTGATATTTTATCATGTCAAAAGAAAGTGGACAAGGttaagcaaaaacacacaaggcAACATTGCGGTGTCGGTGGTACCGTCTAGCACACACATTCCACTCCTGCGGGAAAGGATTCCCGCCCCTCCTCCTCACGAGTCTGCGGCACCCACCACCCTGAGCAAGAGGATTAAACTATGATCAAACTAAAATCCTTGTTCCGTAGAGGCCAAGGTCCGTCGGGACCGAAACATCAGTCACAACAGCCGGCATCTTCCGCGGTCGGGTCTGGCCATGCCGAAggtgccaccggtggtggcctGTCGGCAAATGGTGGCGCCCTGCTGAAGAGTGCCGCGTCCGTATCGAGTTTGGATTATTCCGTTGTCTCCAAACCCGCGCAATCTGCCCGTGGAACCGGTGGGCAACGGTTCAACGGATCGAAGGAAAAGTTGGATCActcgcatcatcatcaccatcatcatcagcaccatcatcaccaacagcagcaacagcagcaggcacagcagcagctttTGTACACTCAGCATCACCATCCGAATAACCAGCACAGCAGGACGGCATCAGCACAGATAGCGCAAATGGCGACCGTGTCAACGAATCACCTGAACAAGCTGGCCTCAGGAGGTCCACTGGGTGTTGGAGATGACGGTGGGCATCTCCACGAGCGTGCCGTGGACGTTGCAAGTGGCATGAGCGCAAGCATGGAACAGCTGACCGCTATCAATTTCGTAGGCCCGGAAATGGGGGCCTCGAACCGGAAGGAGCACACCCAAGCGTCTCCCAGCACGAACGGTCGTGTGGTCGAGCTGCAGGTACACCTTGAGAAGCTGCAAAGCGAAAACCGCCAGCTGGAGGAGAAGATGCACGAGATGAGCAGCGGCCAGGAtgagctgttgctgttgcgtgACGAAATCGTAAAGCTAAAGGTAGGTACACTACTGCACACTGTACGGATGACGGCAGTGGCTTTGGTGTCCATATCGTTTGCCACAGTGTCGTTGACAGCAATCACCGAGTTTTGTGgtatttcgtttcatttttccccagACGTTGCACGAGCACAGCACCGGCGAGCTGCACCGGTTGCTGAACGAGAACGAATCCCTCCGGGATCGGCTGAAAAGTGTCGTCCAGTCACCGCTGTCGGATTCCGAAAAGCAGCAGCTCATACGCAACACACAACGGTTGCACAGTTCCGCACCGGCATCGATCGCGCTTCCGAATGTAAGTGTTCCGGTTTGTCCGACCGGTCGAGAGTGACCGCTCGTCCTGACACGTTTGTTGCTCTTGGTCCTGTGGTTTGCTTACAGATCATGGATGCCGAAGGAACACCGTGCGTTACGCCCGACTGGGATAAGCAATCGTCTAGCAGCGAGATAGCAGTGGCGTGTTTGCAGGATAAAATTATTCAGGTCAGTCGCACGCATTCCATTACATTTTCGGGTGGGGTAGAGTAGATTGAAAAGCTTTCTTTTAAGAATGATTGATTCCTTACCTTCGATGGTAACGACAACGTGCGTCAAAGTTCAAAAAAAAGTTCTTCACAGTGTCGAAGAATTGTACTAATGTCAATTTGATGTTGCCTAACACATCACCTGCATGTCCAAGAATTGCCCAAACAGCAACATATTCACATATTTTTGGCAATCTTTTCAAATTACTCGAGATGTTATGGATATTTACCAAAGTTCAAATGCAGACATTCCTCGACCTACACTGTTTGGTCAACGGTTGGCTCTTGCTTGATAACGTGCCCCATAGTACAAACTGATACGACACAACTGTAAATGGGTACGTGTGTTTTccgtatttattttattccccaCCGTAAAGGCTCCCTACGCATTCTCAAGGTGTCTCAGGTATCATGCGCTGGTTAAAGAAGGGTGCGCCTTGGATGGTGTAGATAAGATAACCGGCTGAAAAAAGTACTTGGCGTCTTATAATGTTGCGGCTGTTTATGCAATCTGATTCACGGTGTCTAAGTTGGACGCGAGATATGTTAGTAGACATGGCATGTGAAAAAATATCGTTGAAATTCCAATTGGAATTGCCGCAATCAGAATTGTATTGGACGAAATGATGAAGAAAGGGGTAGAACCGAGTGCAGATTGAATAGTTTATTGGAATCCTATAAAAGAATATCCTGAAAATGTATCCtgattttgttacattttccGATGCTCTCCAATagataatttatttagtaAGGGATTCTCTTGTTGAAAGCATGCCGCAATACGCACCCTCAAAGGACGCGCGTGCTATTAGGAAttatttaaatgcaaattcaaGCTTTTGTGCTCAAAAGGACACGCAAAAACAGGACATCTCATGTTCTCAATGCCTGTGTCCCTCTTCCTCTATGCGCTCAATGATGTCTCGTGTGTCCTTAAAAAGACATTCTTTTCGATTTGTGAACCATTGACGAGATGGAAAAAATGCATAATGGTCTTATGCGCTGATTGAAACTTACCGACGAGAGCGAGATAAATTCCTactgaaacagctgtttctgTAGCGACCGTTCGTCCTGACAGCCGCCAAGAAACGGTCTCCTATGGCCGACCGTCACAGGAGCACGCTCACAGGCTACGTACATTTTTCGCTTTGTACCGGCATCGGTTTGTCTCCGTCCTCACAACGCCGTAGAGGGACCGGCTGTTCCCTTTTGTGCGTCGCTTTTTGCCCCCTGCATGTACGGCATTTAATTGCTAACTGCCTGCTTCCTTCCTTCGAGGGCACTTCCGATCTCTCTACGGCGACAACGTGTAGgagaaagagggaaaaaaagcacacaggCGGGAAAGCAGCTGGCCAGGCTCGCGGGCGCAAAGTAAAAGCAACGGACGCGCGTGGTCCCTAATGCATTGCGTGTATCGTTCGTCCCTCGATCGTTCTTGGCGCATGCGTGCGCAcgttactgctgctgctggtggtggtagtggcgCGTGCTACGATGCAGGACGCAGGAGGCTCAATGCCTCGAAGAAGGGCACATTGACGTGGAAAAACATTGGGGGAAACAGCACCACCGCGTGACGAAGGGAATCGGGACATATAAAAtcctgggtggtggtggcggtatGCGAGTGTAAATTTTTAACGAACTTTTGGCCGTGTCGCAGGCTTCCCCTTGGTTAAACTATGCGACCGATCCCCTGTGCCTGCGGTCTTTATGCTCTCTTTTCCGcttgtggaaaagttttctacAACGGATACGCGCgtacacaccaccacccgaaaCCATCCAAACGGCCGGCCAGTTGGATTTCTTGCTTGCGCAGAAGGCTTTTAACCGTTGCGCAGCAAGGACGTCGGTCTTGGGTTTGGTGCGATTCGTGGCTCCCTCTTGTAATGCCTTGTCTGTTCGCTCCCTGGAATCGTGAATCCGTGTTGCAAAGTGAAACAATAAATCGTGGGGTGCAGTTGTGATTTCGAACGTTGTTGTGCAAAAGTTCAAAACCGAGACGGCTTTTGTAAGTGTGTCGTGAAGAAAGTCACCGTTAAAATGACGTCACAGCATAACTACACCAATCCGGCCTTCTGCCAGCAGAGTGAATTCTATACGCCCCCCAGGACGCCTCACGTGGGGTCACTTATGTCGATCGCAGGCACCACCGGCTCGACGGTAATGCAGCGTAACGAGCAGCTAATGCGATCGTACAACCGCATATCGTCGAAGATCGTCAACCGCCAGCACAGTTTGGCCTCGTTCGACCAACGGAAGCGAACCACCGGTTCCCCAATGCCGGGAGGGAAGCCATTAGCCAGCACCCGGCTGTTGGATCGCTACGGTTCCGTCGGTGCAAATGCAactcaacaacagcagcaacagcaaggcACAAGTGGCAGCCGCTATGCGTTGGTCCCGGTGGAGGAGATCCCCGTCAGTGTCGTGCGGAAGTATAGCGTCGTGAACGAGACGCAGCTGTCCCTTGGGAGCGTTCCAGGGATCTCACGAAGCGACGAGCTGCTCGATCGCGTCGGAAGCGTGCCAAATTTGAATGGCGGTACAAACGGCCGACGCCACGATCGCGCCGTGGATAAACTGAATCGAACCATGGAGCAAGACGGTGACGAAGAAGCGGAGGAAGTGGACAATCTATCACAGCAATTTTGTAGTTTGCCTCCCATGATGTCGTCTCATTCGACGGCGCTTGATCAGCATTCGAGCTCACGGTTGAAGAATGCCTTCTCGTCTGATTTCGGCTCAAAGTCTTTCATACTGTACGATCAGCGCAATAATCAGCGTTTCGAGATGGTACCGACCGAGGAGGACGAGGAGCTGGTGGACGAAAATCAGGAGATCATTCAGATGCACAATGGTCGAGCTCATCGGTACGCCATCATCCCGAGTGTGGCcgatgacgaggacgaaacCTGTCTCAGTAACGATGGGAACGGTACCGATGAACCTCCAACGGCCATTCATCGGTCACCGTATGCATCGACCGTGCAGCAACGGTGTGAAAATTATAAACCACAGCTTCCAACCAACGCCGGAAGTGGGTCAGCTACGACCACTCCTTCCAAAGGGAATCCGGGTCGTGAGGAAACGACACCGACGAAAAAGAACCTTGCCACACAAAAGCTGCACGAGCTATTGACGACGCCACAAAAGAAGCCACCAgcaaccccaaaaactccttATCTCTGTGGAAGTCAGCCGTTCAGTGCAACACCAACCACTACGCCACGACGAGGTGCAATACCACCTTCTGGACCTTCAGGAATGATAGTTTCCAGCACACCgaagcaacagcatcatcatcttcagccacagcagcatccgcagcagcagcagcagcagacatgcATCCCGATCCCTACGACGGCCATCATAAGTCCCCGTTTGAATTCGGACATATACAGTGAAAAACCTCTGCCAGATCCGAAGAAAACGGGTAGCTGGGGTCCGGCTCCGAGTGAATCAAAGTCCTGGCAAAAGATGGCCAATGCTTCCGCCACGATCGGTGCCGTTTCGCTAATGTTGATCCTGTGCGGTTTCATGAACTCAGGCCTGAGCCTCTACATGACCTCAAAGTTGGGTCGCGAGTTTTACCTCGATATGGGCATTTTGGCTGGATTTTCCGCGATCGCGCTCGGTATACTTGGCTTCAAGTCACGCCAGTGTGACTGGCTGCCAAATCGCAACTATATGTCAGGTAAGATCTCACTGACCGAGGCGCTAAATTGGACGGCATGCTGTCCTTTTTGCGTAACATTTAGCTCACAATATAtatgatccttttttttgctatcaatAGGATACGTGCTGGTTACCATCTTTTCCTTGCTCAATTGTGCTGCGGAAGTAATACTGATGACGATGCACCCATATCCAGGCACACCGCTGAACGATGTAACGACGGGCATAATTTTGGGGCTTTCGTCGTTGATTATTTTGCTGATCAGTCTCGGCGCGATAACCTCTCGTTGGTGCCGCGCGCCACCACCAGATAATCGCGTGGACGTATGCACGACTGGGCCGTGAATGACACACTCCTCGAAGTATGATGGGAAATCGATCCAGACGAGCCTTTAAAACCTTGGTATCGAAGTTGTTTGAAAGAAACATGGATGTGAGTTCTCCATGTTACGCTAGACACGGTTTATAAAGTGTATAATAAGTTAAGCTTGCTACAATATTTATTGTGAAACGTTGCAAACGTTGTGTAGACAACGGACAGGATGGAGATCTTAGTACTTACGATGTGAATAAACGCAATGAGAACATCAGAAGCTACAGGTTGTCGTTCATTTCCGCACAAAGTGTGTGATCactgatgatggtggtgtaaGAGAGCCGTTTCCGCGTgcgtttttccatcgttccatccatttttccatcttttATTCCCTCTCACGGATCTCGCGATACATTCTTTGTGATTACATTAATTATCATTAATTTTCGGTTGGCGCAATCGCAAGAATTTAGCGCATGGCAGGTGCAAACTGCGACTCGTCAGCTGTTTCCAAAATTCAGCTGTTGAAAGGCATGAATTAGGCTTACGACACGGTTTCTTCGTTTGCGAATCAATCATTCTTTGCTTCAAACTCTTTTTTAGCAACGTAACATAGGTAgcattgcgtttttgttttaagcaaATTCGTCCTTTATAGATGGAAGAAACACACTACTCGACCAACGAGGAGCTTCAGGCGACGCTTCAAGAGTTGGCTGATTTGCAATCACAAATAATGGAGCTGCAAACGGACAACGAGCGGCTCGTGGAGGAAAAGGACGTCATTTTTCAATCGCTTTGTCGGCAGACTGAAAAGCTTGAAGATTCGCGTACACAGATTGGCACGCTGCAAAACCTATTGCTGCGTGAACCGAATCAGCAGGACGTGACGCCGACCGATCGCGAACAGAAGCTGGTCGATCTGTTAAAAAGTGCCCAGGACGAGCGGGAAGGCTTGATGTTGaaacaagaagaaacaaaCGCTGAGGTGAACGAGCTGAAAGGAATCATCGACGAGATTACTGGCCAAGTGTCACGGTCCCTGGCTCGGATCAGCATGCTTGAATCGTCCCTCGAAGCGGCAAACGCCGAAAAGAAGGATGTTAACGGTCAGCTTATGGAATCGAAGCAAGATTCTTCCGTAAAACTGATAGAAATCAGTCGATTGACCACGCTGCTTGAGAACGCCCGGGCTAAGATTGACGAACTCGAGCAGGACCGTGCGATGGGTGATAAAACGGATCTAGAGGAGCTGCTGGATGTTGCGCGGAAGGAGAAAGACCAGCTCGAAACGCAGGTTGCGTCGTTGCAGGAGCAGGTTTCCATCAGCCAGTGCGAAATTCAGAAGCTTAACGAACAGCTTGCCCGACTGAACGAAGAGTGCAAAGTCGTGCGCAATAACGCCAAATGTCTCATCTCAGATTTGGAATACAAGAATGAAACCGTAACGCAGGAGAAACAGAAAATTGCAGCCGACTGTCAGCAGTTCCAAGAGTCTATCAACGAGCTACAGGTAATGGGAACGagctccttttttcctttctccgaGAACGCATTTCTAATTTGCTACACTCAACAGGTTCAAAACAAATGCCTCCTGGAGGACAAATGCCAGCTGGAAACGCTGCTATCGGAAACGCAGAAGCACCTCGGTGAAACCGAGCGCCAGCTAATGGAAAAGACTGAGCAACTAAACCAAGAAACAAGACTTTGGAAACAGGAAGCAGACGAGTGGCAACACTTTCAATCCGACCTGCTGATGACGGTGCGAGTGGCGAACGATTTTAAGACTGAAGCACAAAACGCGCGCGAAAAGCTAGCCCTCGACAATAAGGCCCTGCGCGAGAAGGTGCGCGTGCTCGAGCAACAGATGGACCAACTAAACAAGCGTAAGTACACACATTATTCGGATGATTTAGGAGTATGCTGCGAGATTGTATATAGCGTTGCCTGAAGCTGTAATTTAGCGTTTTATGTATGACAATTTGCATATGCTACTTATGAACTTTACTGAAACTCGATCATTATTACACCAAAACGTACTTAGATAAAAGATTTTCTTCACTATCCTTTTGAATGTTTATTTGAACCTgagtttcattcgtttttttgcaatttttatcatgcttgaaaatttattagaaGTTGTGCTTGTGTAACAGCGTACATTTACTTATTTCTTATTGCAATTAAATGCTCAGAAACATTCTCAAATTGTGAATCCAGCTTAGAGACTGCTATGGATCACCTCTGCCGAAAGGTATAAAGACCAAAGGGCTGTATTATATCGCCCGTAGCATTTGTTTTCGATGATCATCAGCGCTTGGTAGTAATAGGAGAGGTAGGAATAATTTGCGTTTGATATTTCGCAGAACCGTTCAATGGTATCGACAGTGCAAACAATGTGCAGTTGAGTTATGAACGCCTAAACGTTCTCAAGCAGGATTTGTGTGCCTCGGTTGAGAATTTGAACAGTTTCGGTCGGAATGTGGACGAATTTTCACATCGAGTGGAGTTGCTTCGAAAGCAAATGAGCAACTTTCCTCTAGATAGAAAACCGCCTCCTTCAACTTCATCCGTAAGTGTGGCAAACGATATGGCCAAACCACAAGGAACCAAAGACAGCGCAGTGCGTGCTGGCAGATCAAGGAATGATACTGATTCGGATGAGCCACCTCCGCTACCGAAGACGGAACCACCAAAGATGGTTGTTCGATTTGCTGATGATTACTCCAGCGCAAGCGAAGAACCATCGGATAGCTTCGACTACAGCGAGTCAGAAAACGATGAACCGAAGGAGGTTAATATTGCAACgcgaaaatcaacaccattcCAAAACTCTGACGATAACTATTGGAACAAGATGCCACCGTCGGGGAGTAGTAGCTCGGAAGTAAACGAAGCGAGTGCAACAAGCGATGGAAGCGATGGAAGTGATGACGATCTTTCCCAAGAAATTGGTGAATATGAGCTGATGAATCCACCTGCATTTCGGCCGATCACAACGCTCCAAAGTACAGAAAATTTGTCCCAaagttcgttcggtttgttgAAACCAATTGCGCGATTTGCGTCGAAAAGTACGCAAGATTTGCGCTCTTCTATGCAGGATGACGAAATGTATTACGCGCAGCATAAGCATCGGCATCGAGCCATCAACTTGGCAGACTTTGGTTCCGGTTTGCTGTACTCGAAGAGCACGAATGATCTTATCCTGCCTGACATCGATGGATTAGCGCAGCACAAGGCTTCGTGCAATTTGAGTAAATTTCGCCGGTTTCGCTACGAACGTTCGACCAGTGGTTCcagtttgaataatttagcGAAAGTGGATCGTCAGGAGGTGGCTGTTCGTAAAGAGGCGCAAGAAAAGACCACGGCAAAAGATAATTATGCAAACGATGGTTTAAATTCGAACCTGAGTTTATTGCACATTAAAAGTCGACCAGATGAACCGCCTAAACCCGCGGACATGGAGTTGCACACGAGTGTGAAAAGatcgaacgaaaagaaaaaattcgAAGTTAAACCACAACCCCTACCGCGAACGGACAGTAattcaaacgaacgcaaaacgaTCGTATACGTAATAGACGATCAAACTAATCAGTTTGTGCTGGAGGAAGAGCTTCTTAGACGCAAACAAGAGCGGGCGAGACAAGCCCCAATCTGGCAGGCACCTGCTGGTTCAAACACCAAATATATTCCGAGTTCCGACTATCATCCAGCCTCCGAGAGACTGTACGAAAACATCCCATATCGTAAAAGTATAGTAGACAAAAATGTTTCCCTTAGGCATGATTCCAGtaagtttttctttccatctccGGTTTTCATGTTTGCTTGTATACTACTCTGTGATCCGCTACTTTGTACCGTCGTGTCGCTTTTTGTGTGTACTTTATTGAACTGTGTCTGCCATATTGCAAGATTGACTGATTTATTCCCATCTGCGTGCTCCGATCAGCTCAAAACTACGATCATTCAATATTAAATAcgtccctttttgtttgcagtGCTGTCATCTAAAGATGCACAAAATTCTCTCATCACAACCGTGCAACAGGAAATGGCCGTACGGCGGCAGCAAAAATCGGCCATCCAGCGGCAAGATTCGAGGCTATCGGTAAAGAGTCTCATCGAGAGTATTGAAAATTCAGCAAAACAGGTCAGTTATCCACTACTCTGGCAGCAGAATGGAATACAAATTTGGTGTCTGTTCGGTGATTTGATGTGGTTTGAttcgtctttttttgtttcagacCAAATTAAATAGTGAGTCACGATGCAGCTCCAGttgcagcatcaacagcattCCGGCTGACAGCGATCCTACCGTTGTTGCAACCAAACATTCCTCTCTTGGCAGTGCGAACGACAACgctaacaataacaacaacaacaacaacgaaaaggACAGTATCAGTAACAGCAAGGGTCACGTTAATGGCAATAGCAACGATGAAAATAACGTTATCGTAAGTGTTGATTTGTCAGCTTCAAAGAAGGATGTGTAATGATGATTCTCGCTCTCAAATTCTTTCAGCAAATTCCCGTACAGACACCGGCCAGCGTGCAAACCGCATTGCCAGCCAAAAGTCCCCTGcgcgagcaacagcaaccgacCGTGGGAAGCAATTTAAACAGCAATTCCAAACCTACCGCCCTAGCAGGTAAACTACGGCCACGTGTCTATACGAAATGGCCTCCAAAGTAGCTCGCACGTGCATGTAGTATTATTTGTAAACTATAAGCCTGTAGCAGTTGATGTTTGGGCTTGAGATtctggtttattttatttggtATATTCGGTTTATGGTACCTAAGCTTACAGTTTTTTAGTGCCCTTTAGTGTAGTATaacaattgatttttctttaaacAAATGCATCGAATAAATTATGACACTTTAGCGCTGTATATTCCCTAACCTCCTAGTGTAGTTTGTAGACTAACGTTAACAAAGAAACAATACATTATCCGTTACAACCGTGGTTTGTACAAGGCCCTACACGGCACCATGAGTATGTTAGGTACTACTAGGTGGGGCTCCAGAATTGTAGGATCGTTattagaacaaaaaaaaacagtttcgTTTTGGTGTTTGTGTTGGAATGTTTTAGCCACAATCATGTTCGAATAGTTAAcgacatttaaaaaaaactttaaacaGCACATGGTACTCGTTTGTTGCGCCATTTTTCAATCTAAACCAAATGTAAATAAACGCAATATAGCTGAAAATCCCCGAAAGCACAATTAACAAGGCatattttgcagttttccttGATTTACTTTGCCTAGTATAAATGCCTAACACGAGCTTtaattatgtgtttttttttcttctccaattTGATGCATGGCAGCATTGTTGCTCACGTTTGATAATCACGTTTGTTTGGTGTGCATGCAAGCCTTGTTTCTAGTCGCACTTTATATCTTCTTTAACATTGTTGGCGAACATTAACCTATAGGAATGTTTAGTATACTAATTCTACTGTCGAGTAAGTATAAACTACAGTAATAAAACGTTTTACCCGGCACGTTGATACGAACGTCTCTTAATATGTTGAATAAATCGTCTTCTTTCGGTTCGTATAAAAATAATGGACATATTTGGATCAAAATTCACAATGAGAAACACAGTCAATATTCGGttaaaatataaatgcaaTTGGATGTTGTCTGTTATTACACTACACCACCGAAATTGGTTTTATTAGTATAACATTATTCTTTCTATTATTCTTTTGTATCTTTAGTTTTGAATTTTCAGTGCTTCGTTTTTCTCAGCCTTCATCCTACATTCATTCTcattgcgtttcttttttcgtgtttttatttattttttgttttatttcattttccaacaacTTGTAGACACAGTAATATTGATGAAAAAATCGAATCTCATCACCAGCAACAATGGTTGCAGTGCGCCGTTAAATCCTGCAATTATTTCTCATAAAACGATGGATAATGTGCGACGAAATAGCTACAACGACACAAGTATGTAAACTTGCCTACAACTAACACTGTTTAAAAGCGCTACGGCCTAAACTATTCCTTCGGAAAAGCGCGTGCATCTCTGATAAATTCTATCAACAAATTCGTCTATTGCTTTGTACCTTATAATTTTCTGCTAGTCTTGAGTAGAGTGTGTTTCGAAGCGCATAGTTGCATGCCACCAGCTAGAACAGATCAGACGTTGGTTGTGCCGTAATACAACAGTTCGATATCTTgtgtaatgttttattttttgtttttccttaaACAGGCGAGCGGAAAGATCCGCTGAATGCGCTGGTGAAAAATGGAGGCTCCAAACGCAATGCACTGCTAAAGTGGtgtcaaaacaaaacggtaGGATATCGGAATATCGACATTACCAATTTTAGCTCCTCGTGGAACGACGGTTTGGCTCTGTGCGCCATCATGCATTCCTACCTTCCCGATCGCGTCCCGTACGATAAGCTCAACCAGAACGATAAGCGACGCAACTTTAGCCTAGCGTTTACGGCCGCCGAAAGTGTTGGCATTCAGACGTCCCTGGTGAGCAGAAGAAGCGGAGTTTGTGGGACAATTCAACCATTATTAACACGTGCCATGTGGTTCATTCTCTCCGACAGAGCATTGACGAGATGTGCCTCGAAGAACGACCCGACTGGCAGCAGGTTATGAGCTACGTGACGGCCATCTATAAGCATTTCGAAACATAGACCATCAACGCAACTGTGCATTCCAATTGcatattttaccattttttaccGTAAAGGCCTTTGAAAGTCGTCTACGCAAAGCGCTGCCGCCATCAACGCTGCTGCAGCTATCGGACATCGCATTCCTGTATGGtccgcttcttttttttatttgttatttattttattagatAAACATTCTCAAAATGATTTGCTatttaaaatggaaaactatCGATGTTGTTGAAATGTATATACAATgaggaaaaaacaagaaacaaatcTGTCTATTGTTTACTGTTGATTGATGacaaaagaaatgaaagaaactTATTGTAAGAGAACACGAAAAGCAACCGTTCAAGTTCTTTTAAATAATAGATTTTGTATATTTAACTGTTTATTATTATGCTTAACGGCATATGTAACTCAATTAAAATATACGAGCAGCAACATGGCTTAACAGTTGAAACATATTGTACGATAAATTTACTGTTCGTTCGGCAACGAAATATACTCGCCAGGATGCGTTGGGCTGGCCACGCATCGCATGCAAGCCGAAAgaggtaaaacaaaaaaaaagggaataaaaacTGCCATCCAGATCAAAGGCCAAAACCGacaatttttcgcaaaagtaacaggagagcataccagctAGGAGTAATCAAATTTCAAAATCTAAACGCTTAAAAATGCGCCAAACGCTTCACGtggtttaaatatttgaaatgaagtgtttttatttaacaatagatggcgctaatttCGCTTGAGAGAAAAGATTTTAAATTTCACTCATAGGTGGCGCTacttaaaaattgaaatttttcactagttgaaacatttcaagtgCTCGAATtgtttttacaatttatttagCGTCATCTATGAGTGAAACTTACACATGAAGAATTTAAATACTTTTAAGCGTTTGGCGGGTTTTTaatgttttgaattttaaaaattgtttccTCCTACATGttatgttctcctgttacttatGCGAAAATTTTTCTCAGTTTTCAGATTGCCGTGCGGTAcaacttttttcaatttttattttgtctttTACGCTTTGCACGCTGATTCAATTCGTTTATAGTGAGCATGTTACTTGCGATTATATACGTTCGCAACACCATGCGTACACATGTTGTTTCAATTATTCACATCATCTTTACAAATTGTTGATACATTGCGGAAAAAAGAGTAATGATTACACTagctattttttattgtttgctgtATGTATTGTTATCAAAAtgaattcatttaaaataatagATTTAAGGTTTTTTCTAATAGCTATTCTAAGCCAATCTGACACACAACTCAAACTAAACAATTCATTTGTCCGATTATATCTAGAGCTTACAAG
This window harbors:
- the LOC128731395 gene encoding uncharacterized protein LOC128731395, with translation MTSQHNYTNPAFCQQSEFYTPPRTPHVGSLMSIAGTTGSTVMQRNEQLMRSYNRISSKIVNRQHSLASFDQRKRTTGSPMPGGKPLASTRLLDRYGSVGANATQQQQQQQGTSGSRYALVPVEEIPVSVVRKYSVVNETQLSLGSVPGISRSDELLDRVGSVPNLNGGTNGRRHDRAVDKLNRTMEQDGDEEAEEVDNLSQQFCSLPPMMSSHSTALDQHSSSRLKNAFSSDFGSKSFILYDQRNNQRFEMVPTEEDEELVDENQEIIQMHNGRAHRYAIIPSVADDEDETCLSNDGNGTDEPPTAIHRSPYASTVQQRCENYKPQLPTNAGSGSATTTPSKGNPGREETTPTKKNLATQKLHELLTTPQKKPPATPKTPYLCGSQPFSATPTTTPRRGAIPPSGPSGMIVSSTPKQQHHHLQPQQHPQQQQQQTCIPIPTTAIISPRLNSDIYSEKPLPDPKKTGSWGPAPSESKSWQKMANASATIGAVSLMLILCGFMNSGLSLYMTSKLGREFYLDMGILAGFSAIALGILGFKSRQCDWLPNRNYMSGYVLVTIFSLLNCAAEVILMTMHPYPGTPLNDVTTGIILGLSSLIILLISLGAITSRWCRAPPPDNRVDVCTTGP